DNA from Leptospira terpstrae serovar Hualin str. LT 11-33 = ATCC 700639:
GCCCATGTGGTGGTAGCACCTGCTTTTTCTGTTGCACCTTATTATAAAACCTATGGTTCCAACAAAAAAGAAGCCATACAAAGTTTGCTTACCGAAATGCGTAAAGAAATGGAAATCCTATTGGAACGTGGAAAAAAGGAAAGTGAACCTATTGTTCCGCCGTATTCGGTAGGACTCGATTTACAAATTGGTTAATGTTTAATCCAAAACTAAAGTAATTTCCACCCTACGGTTTTTGTGTCGGTTTTCTTCGCTATCATTGGGGGCAATGGGAGCCTCGTCTGCATAACCTTTAAAGGAAATATGTTTTTCATCCATTTTGTAATTATCAACTAATGAATGTAATACTGATTTAGCTCTGTCTTCTGAGAGTTTTTGGTTGTATTCTTTTTTTCCAATATTGTCTGTATGTCCAGAGACTCGAATTTCTCTATCCGGATATTTTTTTAAGATCTCTGCAATTTTTGCCACTGCGGTTTCGGCATCTGGTTTTAGTTTGCTGTCGTTAAAATCGAAAAGAATTGAATCTAAAGAAAATACGATTCCATCTTCGGAAGTCCGAACCGTGATGGGAAGTTTTTCAGGAAGAGAATTTTTTTCTGGCGAAGGAACGTCCCCGGTATCAGTAATTCGTCCTAAGTTTTCTCCCGTTGGTTCTTTTCCTTTGGTTGGTTCTCCCATTTTTAAAGTTTTAGGATCTCCCGTATAACCCACAATCAAGTCACCAAGGATATCTTCACGAATCGATTCTTTGTCTTTGGCATTCACTTGGTTCCGAAGAAAATAAATTCCTTTGATATGGAAGTTTGCTTCCTGAACTGTTCCATTGGGATAAATAAAGGTATAGGATAGTTTTACTTCTTTGAACTCGGGAACCCCTTTTATTGCATTAAAGAAGACAGTGCCCGATGCAAACCCAAAAATTTTATAAGGTACATTCGGTACCATCTTTTCCCCTTCTGGTTTGTTGTAAAAAATAGGATAGGTGTAAGTAATCTTTTCACAATTTCCTTTATAATTTCCTTCTGACCAAGGGGCAATGCCTTGGAAGGTATATTCAGGAACTACTTTCACACGAATTCGTTCTGCACTAAAATCAAAGGACTCTTCCGCTGGAAGTTTCCATACATCGGAAACAGAAACTGCTTCCTCAGGAAAACTTGGAAAACTGCGTAGGTTAGGCATAACGAATTCATTTGGAACCTCATACCTTCCATTGCGAAAGAGTGTAAAATCTGATACAAACTCTTTGTCCTTCCAAAAAGGACCTGATGTTTTTCCATACCGAATGTACGTATCAAACCAAGCGTTCACCAAACAAGAATCAGTTGAGCACTTTTTTGGTTTCATCACCACTCTGTTTTTGTCTTCTCTTTCGACCGTTTTGGCACCGACCCGAAAGAAAACATCATGGTATTCGTTTAGTTCTAAAACTTGGTTTTCTTTCCATTTCCATTGGAAAGTGGTTTTTCCTGGGGGAACTGAGGTAGAACCGACCAAGGGAAGAATTGTTACAAAACAAAATAGTAGCAATCGGGGGAGAGTCTTCACATTGCAAAGATCGGGGATTTTTTTGAAAAACTGATAGGGGAAATGGAAAAAACTAGCGGTTTTTGCGATTGACGAAGGATGGATTTTTGGCTTTACCTGAATTACCATGAAAAACCTTTCCCTGCTTTTTTACATTTTGATTACAATTAACTTTGTCGCTTGTAAGGACAAACAAACCCTGAAAGTGGCGGGTTCTGAAACCATGAACAGTATGATGCGATACTTAGGGGCCGAATACGAAAAGGTAAATTCTAATGTTCGTGTAACAGTCGAAGGTGGAGGTTCTGAATCAGGAATTGACAGGTTAAGAAAAGGCGAAATTGATATGGCAGTTTCTTCTCGTGACTTAAACCAGGCAGAATTTGATGACCTTCGAAAAACTGGTAACTTAGAAAAAGTAAGACTCGCCTATGATGGTGTGGCTCTCGTAGTAAATCAAAAGAACACTGTTTCAAAACTCAACTTGGCCCAAACTTCAGATATCTTTTCTGGTAAAATTAAAAACTGGAACGAAGTTGGGGGAGTGGATGCTCCTATCTCCATTGTCATTCGCAATGATAAATCAGGAACTCAAGACTACTTTCAAAACCACATCCTCAAAAGAAAGGATTTGGGTCTAAATGAGTTTAACCAATACAAGGCAAATGCATTTGCTGCAGACGCTAAAATTGTTAAAGACAATTCAGAGATGTCAAAATTCATCCAGGGAAATCCGAATAGCATCGGTTATATGGGAATGGGTTCTGCCCTTGTGGAAAACAAAGATAAACTAAAAGCGCTAGATTATGCTAGAACCGATAAAGATCCTTATGTATCTCCATCAGTTAGAAATGTTTATGATAGAAAGTATAGATTAGCTCGGGAACTCTTTATGATCTACAAAACAGACCAAGGTGATAAAATCGATGCTTTTGTAACTTATTTAACCAGCGAACAGGGGCAGGTGGCTGTGCTACAATCGGGTTATTTAAGAGCATCTCTTCCTGAAGTGGAAGTGTCTGCAGAGCCTGTGAAGTAGGGGCTTTCGCAATTTTGTTTGATTAATACATTAACACTCGGTTATTTCCTCGGTCAGCAATGTATAGTTGGCCGAGTTGGTTGAAAAAAATTCCCGTTGGTGTAGATAGACTTTTTGGTCCAAGAACTCCGGCATTACAGGTTCCGCCATTGTTAGTCACGGAACAATTCAAATCATTAAACTGACCAAAAACTGCAATGGCGGCAATCCCCGCTGTTTGAGTGGTTCTTGGATACATCACCACACGGTTGTTACCTGTATCAGCTACAAATAAGTTATCACTTTGGTCAAGAGCTACCCAAGTTGCTCCAGACAGACCAGTGGCACCGGGTCCACCTCCATTAGTGCCAAAATCAGGTTGGCCATAAACCCTCGTAGCAGAAGTAGATCCTGCAGGAAAATAGAGTACACGACTATTTCCAGAATCAGCAACATACATCCCACCTTCTGAATCCAGACTGATTCCATAAGGACTACTCATTTTATCTGCTGCGATTCCGGTGGAATTGGAAACAAAGTTAGTTTGCCCGTAGACACGACTGGCTGTTGTAGAACCTGGTGGAAAGTATAGAATTCGGTGGTTGGCGGATTCTGAAACATAAATTCCGCCGTCAGCTGCGTAAGCAGTTGCAAGCGGAGTATTCATTGAAGTTGCAGTCGGAGCTCCAGTCAAAGCACTAGAAAATCCAGTTTGACCATATGCAACAGTAGGAACAAAACTATCCTTTGGATAATGTAAGACACGATGGTTCGCCGTATCTACTGCATAAAGTCCATCATTGGAATCTAATGCCAATCCACGAACACCATTTAAGGAATTTGCTGTTACCGCAGTTCCTGCGCAGGACCCTGCGGATACCACATTGGCAATATCGCATGTAAAAACTCCAAATTGACCATATACCTTCGTCGAAGCTGTGGTATTAGGTGGATAGTATTGGATTCGATTGACTCCCGAAATATAAACTCCTCCCGAAGAATCGGCAATGACTCCATAAGGAAAACTAAAGTTTTGGTTAGTAGCAGATCCTGGAGTGCAAGATCCATTATTGTAAGTATTCGAACAGGTATAAAACCCATACTGTCCATAAACAGTAGTGGGACTTGTGTCAACCACTTGAATTAAAATAGAAGTGATTCCAAAACCTGGGCTACTTTTTGTAATCGTGACTTGGCTTGCAGGTGAGATCGTTGTTGGAATTCCTCGGATTTCTCCAGTAGCTCCATCAAATGTCAATCCTTGCGGAAGATTACCTTGGATCGAATAACTAGAGTTCATTGGGTTACGAGGAATGATGGAAACCGGAAAATTCAAATACAATCGGTAACTTGGGAATTTATAACCAAAGGGCGGAATGTTCACTAGATTGTATCCGCAGTGTTGAGATACAGCTGTCGTTACCGATTGAAAAATTAACGTGGGATAAAAAGAATCGGATTTAATGTCGCATTGGTTGTTTAGAAATTCAGGTTTGCAATTGATAAAAAACAAAAGTAGGAAGAGAAGAATTATAGTTAGGTTACTAAAGTTTAGTTTCATACTTGGTTTTTTACCTTCAAAGCCAATGCCTAAAGTGTTTTCAGTTATGTTTAGTTAATAAACTAAAACCCGATTATTACTATAATCGGTAATGTACAACCGACCTTGTTTGTCAAAATGAGTATAGGTCGGTCTATATAAATTTTGAGCTGTGGGTGTTCCAATCCCACACGAGCCGTTATTGTTGTCTGCACCACAATTTAGATTTCCGAATTGGCCAACAACTGCAGTGGCTGTCATTCCTGAAGTTATATTTGTTTTGGGATAAATAAGGACACGGTGCCCATTGAGGTCTGCCACAAATAGATTTTCACTTTGGTCTAATGCCACTGCAACAGGATTGTTTAGGCCGTTACTTGTAGTGGCAGCTGTATTCGAAGTAAAGTTTGGTTGGCCATAAACTTTTGTAGCTACGTTAGAACCTTTGGGATAATACACCACTCGATTGTTTGAAGTATCCGCTATATAAATTCCACCTTCGGAATCGGAAACCACTCCCTGGTTTGAATTGAGTCCACTGGCCGAGGTAGTAGCACCATTACTTACAAAATCTGGTTGTCCATATACTTCCGTAGCTATGTTTGAATCTTTTGGAAAATAAAGCACACGACTATTCCCGGAATCAGAAACATAGATACCTCCTTTACTATCTAAATTCAAACCAATTGGAGAATAGAAATTTGATTCCGAAGCAACACCACCACCAGGTGTGACAAAGTCAGGAACTCCGATGGCACGAAAGGGAACTGTGTTTTGATTTGCATAAACTAACAATCTACGATTCACATTTGTATCTGCGACAAAAAGATTGTTTGCAGCATCAAGTACAATTCCTCGAGGATTATTCAAAGTGGTTGCTGCAAGAGCTCCAAGTGGATTACAAGATTGATTTGTATTAGCGTTGGCAATGTCGCAAGTAAACAAACCATGTTGTCCATACACTCGCGTAGCAGTTGTTTGGCCTGATGGATAATACAAAATTCGACTCCCACTGGAGATGTAAACTCCACCTGCATTGTCAGTGATGACTGCATTGGGTCCAGACAAATTGTCGGCCGTGACAGGTCCTCCAGAGGAACAATCGCTTGCAGTTAAATAGGGAAGGCCACAGTTCAGATTTCCAAGTTGTCCATATACCATAGTGGCTGCCAAATCACGAACTTGAATCGATATTTGGCCGAGTGCCACACCCTTTCGAAAAACTGTATAATTTTGACGTTCAACAGCAGATGTCGGCATTCCTAAAAGGGCTCCTGTATTCGGATCAATATACAATCCTTCAGGAAGGTTTGGGCGAATCATCACATCCGATTTAGAACCTAATTTTGGTAATACGGAAATGGGAATAGATTTATAAAAAGTAAATTCAGTGAAACGGTATAAATCACCAGTATTGATAACTTGGAATTGGCAAAAACCACTTTCGATACTTGCTGAAACAATTAGTTGGGGGAAGAAGTCTTTTGACTTACTGTCGCAAGGATTGGATAAAGATGCCATTTGGCAGTTTTGTGAAAAAAACAAAACCAATGAAACGAAAATCAAACGAACATTCATCTATATAAGAAAAGGATTCAAAAGGAAGGATTTTGGCAATATGTTTTTTACCGAGTGCTATTGGAAATAGCTTTCAAAGGATTTTCTAGCCGCCCCTAATTTACCTCCAAACAAGTATTATGTTCAAAAAAGATATATTGTCTTTTGTCAACAGTGGAAAAATTTCAGGAGAACATTTTTCTCCACTTAGAAATATCTTTAATTTTTTTTCTACTTAGTTGAAAAACTGGAACTGGTCTTCCTACTCCTTTTAGAGTCGCATGTTGTTTACGAAAAAAATAACCATGGTTTTTCACTAGGTCTTCGGAACCTGTGGCATTCCAAACTGTTTCACTGAGCCATACTTCGCCTGATTTTGCAAGTCCTTGGACACGCGCTGCAATGTTCACTGATTGTCCAAAATAATCCAGCCTTTCATCATTCACAACGGCCAATGCAGAACCTTCATTCAACCCAACTTTTAATCCAATTTGGTAACCTTCTTTTTTCCAATCCAGATTCATGGAATCAATGCGATCCATCATTTCTAAGGAAGCAAGTAAACCCTCAGTGGGAGTCGAAAAGGTAGCCATGATGGCGTCACCCATTGTTTTCACTATGGCTCCTTTGTATTTTCGCACAATCTCTGTTAGGATACGAAAGTGTTCTTGTACCAAACGATAAGCAAATATATCTCCTGCCGTGTCATACATTTCCGTAGAACCTTTTAAGTCGGTAAACATAATGGTTAGTGATTTTACATTCAGATTTAAATCAGGAGATAATTTTTGAATTCGAAATAAATCACGAAAGGATTGGTTATTAAGTAACATCTTTGCAGTCAAAAAAGCACTTCGAATGGTTGGATGATTGCCAACAATTCGTTCAATTTCTAATGGATTGGGAGTAAGGACATTAATTCCCACTCGAAACCGTGTTCGATTGTGTATAAAAAATTTATGTTTTCCGCTGGGAATTTTTAATTCTAAAGGCATCATCCCATTTTCCATAAAATCAATCGTATATACTTGGTTTGATGGAGGTAGTGTAGGATCTACAGAAAAAAGACTCATTGTATTACGATCGATACTAACAAATTGAATGAGATCGCCTTGTAAATCACCGGTTTTTGCAATGAGTTCGATTTCATAAGATTCATCCGGCAGGAGTTGGGAATATCCTCGAATGGTGGATTGGATCCAAGATTTAAGTTCCGGTGATTTATTGAAATTTTCAGAAAAAAAGAATCGAAAGTAATTTTCTACGTCTTTAAAAGGTTCCAAAGAATTAGTTTGCAAAGAAGGATGAATTTGAAAGGCAACTTCGACTTGGTCATCCAGTAAGGTTGGCACTACAATATTACAAGATACACAATGAAATTCGTTTCCTTGTATTTCATCTAATTTATGGTGGCTTCGAACAATTCCGCCGCACATGGGACAAATCAGATTATAAGCAAAATCGAATAATCCAACCTTTGTCGCATGGACAAAAAAATCTACAGAGTGATTTTCATCTAACAAATATTCCTCTGCAAATTTTAGTGGATTAACACGAAGTAGTTTCCAATCATCTGATTTTTTTATGAAACCTTCCGCAATTTGAATTACTTCTGGTTTTAAAATTGGAAATGATCGAAGGGTTTCAAATTTTTGTTTGAGTATGGAATCTTTCACTCCGTACCTTCCAATTTTGCCACATAAGGCAAGTTACGATACTGTCCTTTGTAATCTAAACCATAACCTACTAAAAATTCATCTTCGATAATGAAACCTGGATAATGAACAGGTATATGTGGATTTGCTTTGTTTTGTTTCCAAAATAGTGCAGCCACTCTTAAATCTTTGGGATTTTGTTTTCCCACTTCCTCTAAAAGGTATTCTAACGTTTTTCCTGTATCAACAATGTCTTCCACAAGGAGAACCGATTTGTTTTTCACAGATTTTTTAAGTTCTTTCGTGATTTTTAAATTTCCAGAAGTGGTTCCGTCTCCATAAGAAGAGGCAGCCATAAAGTCCACCTCGTGTGGGATGGCAATGCTACGACAAAGATCTGCAGTGAAGATAAACCCACCATTGAGGATCCCAATCACAACTAAGTCTTTGCTAAGGAAATCTCGAGAGATCTCCCTTGCCAGTTCTTCTACACGGTGGTGGATTCGTTCTTCTGAATATAAAGGTTTCATTCTTTTCCTATTTGCCCAGGGATCCAGAATACTGCCAGTTGGCAACTTCCCCAGCTAAGATTTTTCCACGAATCTTCCGAAAAACTCAAGCCGAGAAATGAGGCCGTGGGAAATTTCTGAAAGCGGGAAAACTCCGTTTCTCCAAAGAGGAGGGAACTTGCCAAATCTTCTAACCCAGGATTGTGGCCGACTAGGCAGACAGAACGAACACTTGGCGAGAGTCCCTGCAATAAAAAGAGGAGATCTTCTTTATCCGAGTCGTAAATTGATTCTCTTAATTCAGGTTTTGGGAACCGTAAGATCTCTTTACGAAGAGTGGCATAGGTTTTTAAAGTTCGTTCGGCAGGCGAAACATAACATTGGTCAAATTCAAAACGGCTTTCTTTTAGATAATCGCGTAGTGCTTTGGATTGTTCCTTCCCTCGACGAGAAAGAGACCGTTCCAAATCAGTGTCATAAGGTTCATCCCATTCTGATTTGGCATGGCGAAGTAGATAAATTTGTTTCATACTAATAGATTAGTCGAAACAAACGAATAGGAAATCACGAAACTGCTATTTTTGTATTTCTTTTTCGTACTTGGAAATGAGTTCGTTGTTGTTCTTACAAGAAAATTTAGTCCTCATTTGGTTGAGGTGGTATTCCACTGTTTTTCTTGATTTTTGAATTCGATCCGCCACTTCGTTTTGAGACAACCCTTGCACGAGTAAATTCAGAATTTCCATTTGGAAAGCAGAAAAAGGAAGTTGTACTTTACTCACTCCGTCCGAGACAAAAGACCCACCTTTCATCACAAGTTCGATGACTTCGGGAAGTTTGGAAATAGGATCTGATTTTAACATGTACCCATCGGCCTTAGCTTTGAGAGCATCTTCCACATACACTCGACTTCCATGTAAGGAAAAGATAATGACTTTTGTGGGTTGGTGTTTTTCTTTAATCTCACGCAATACATCGATGCCATTTCTATCCGGCAAGTCGATGTCCAAAACCAAAAGATCGATGGGACTAGATTCTAAAAAATGAAACAAATCGGCTGCAGTTCGAAATTCTCCGGCAAGAGAAAAGAAAGGATTGGATTTCAGGATAGATATGATTCCTTCAGTGACAACGGAATGGTCTTCTAAGATGGCAATTTTAACGGATTCCACAGCCTTATGATTCTCAGAGTATTCTTCTCATCCATCCAAAAATATTTTTCAGACTTACTTATTTTTTGTAGTTATCCCTTAATTTTGATCTTCATCCTACTCGGCACCACCTCCTGCCGGTTTGATGCCTACCCAACCTTACTCGCGAAAGATGGTGTTTTGGATGTCCAGAACGTTGATTTCTCAGGGGAAACCATAAACCTCACTGGGAAATGGGAATTCTATTGGAATGAGTTTTTGGATCCAAGGGGAGAGTCTCCTGAACACAAATCTTACCTAAAAGTGGGAGTTCCTTGGTTTTCTCAGGAAAATGAGGATGGGGAAGGATACCCTAGTTTTGGATTCGGGACTTACCGCCTAACGGTTCTTTTGCCAGAATCTACTTATGAGAAAGAATCATATGCTCTTTTGGTTCCTGTTTTGCATAGTGCCTATAGAATTTATGCGAATGGTGAGTTGGTTGCAGAAAATGGAACTTTAGCAAAAACCGCAGAAAAACACCGGCCTTCCTTTCATTCCAAAATCATTCCACTGAAATCAGATTCCAAAAAATTAGATTTAGTTGTACATATTTCTAATTTTTCACATAAATATGCCGGCATTCATGGGCTCATCCGGTTTGGGAAACTTCAAAATATCATCCATACATGGAATGTAAATTTTACGGTCTCTTGGATCATTATGATCTTTATGATATTTTTGGCAATATATCATGCGTTAGTTTATTTTATTAATCGCTCTGAACGAAATGCACTTCGAATGGCATTTGTTTATTTAGGAATTCTGATTTTATCCTCTACGTTAATAGAGACAAGAATTCTCTTTAACCTTTTTTCCGATGATTATTGTATCCCATTGTTTCGATTTTCCCGAGTGGGGTTTGTTTTGGTTTTATACTTTGGAGGTTATATTGTACTCAATATGGCCCAAATGCGTTTCTTTAAAAGAATTTTGTTTTTATTGAAACTATATGCTTTCAGTTTTCTTTTTGTATCTCTATTTACACCGGTTCCTTATTTATCTAAGATATTATTTTACTTCGAATTTATGTCTGTTATTTTTGTGGCTTTGGGACTTTTGTCTGTCTCACTTGCTTTATACTTTCAAAGAAAAGAAAGTAGATTGTATTTCTTTAGTTTGTTTATGGCAATCATCGGTGGGCTTATCGATTTATTTTTAGTCGCCAATCCAAATTTTGGTTATAGACCAATGGGTTTAATATCCTTGTATTTGTTTATTTTCCCTCAGACCTTAGGTGTTACTTTGGGACTGGTTCGTGTTTACAAAAGGTCCGAATCTTTATCTAAAGAATTGTACAAAAGAAAAGAAGCTCTAGAAAAAAAAGTCAAAGCTCGTACATTGGAATTAGAAAAAGCAAATCGCTGGAAGGCAAACTTTGTTTCTCTTATCTCACATGACTTACGATCTCCTCTTAATAGTGTGAATCAAATTTTAGATGTGATTGATTTTAGTTTTAGTGAAACCACCGAGGATGAAAAAAAGAAGTTTTTAGAAATTTGTAAAACTGGGGTCACGCAATCTCTTCGGATGTTAGAACAGTTACTCGATGTGAGTCGGTTTGATGCCTTTGGAACGAAACTCATTCAAACGAGATTTTCAGTGAATGATCTTCTCAATGAAATTATTGAATCAGTAGAACCTCTTGCAACACTCAAAGGAATTCGAATTGAAAAAGATACTCCTATACAAGCAGAAATCATTGCAGACCGTACTTTGATTGGAGAAGTGTTTAAAAATATCCTCACCAATTCTATCAAATATTCTTATCTCAATTCTGAAGTATGGGTCAGCGTTTCCTATAAGGGGAAATGGCTTTCTGTGGAAATTCGTGATCGCGGATTGGGAATGAGCGAAGAACAAATCCACAAACTAAGCGGCGAAGAAAATATAAAAAGTATGCCAGGAACGGCTGGAGAAAGAGGAACGGGGCTCGGATTACAATTATGTACAAATATTCTGGAAGCCCACTTCGGAAAACTAAGAATCAAATCTGTACTCGGAGTTGGTTCCTCTTTTGAAATTTCTTTATCTAAGAGTACAAAGTCAGTACTTCTTGTAGATGATTCTGGAAACTTCAGATCGGATTTAGCGGAAGTTATGCGAAGAAATCAATGGATTGTGATTGAAGCAGGAAATGGAGAAGAAGCATTATCTCATTTATCTCGGATTACACCAACTCTAATTATTACTGATTTACATATGCCAGGAATGAATGGAATTTCTTTAGTTCATGAATGGGAGGGTCGTCGACACCAAAACCAAAAAATCCCCATCATTCTGATTAGTTCGGACGCTCCTCTTTCTGGTGGTGATAAATTTTTGGAAGACGAAGGTCTGGAAACCATTGTATCTGCTTATTTTTCTAAAATGTATAAGGCAGAGGATCTCTGCCAACAAATAGAGTCAACTTTAGACTAACACTCGTTCCATGTGATTTTTTATGTGTAGGCTATGGGCCACATCGTATTCTTCCTTGGTGAGCTCTCCATAAGCAAAATGAGGTCTAAGTGAAGATTCTTTGGCTTTGGAAAAATCATCAATGGCTTGGATGAGTTTTTTGATTCCGACTTTGAGTTCGGTTTCATTGGAAATGTCTTCGGCACCAGGAATGGGTTCTTCCAATCCATGATTCATTTTATTTTTGAAAGCAAAAATAGAAAAGGCAACCTTCCCAACAGAACCTCGAAAGAAAGATGATTTCATTTCTGGATATCCTTTCAAAGAATACTCTATGCTTTGTGCACAATGAGCAAATACCTTTCCTGGACTCCAGTTGCCAGTAAGTTTAAATTCTTTGGAATCGGATTGTAATTGAACAAGTAGTGTCCTAAGGTCAGTAAGATCTTCGGCTTCTAACCAAGGGGATTCGATTTCTGTTTTTGTTTCTTCTTCTACTTTCCCTTCACTGCGAAGGGGTAAATTCAAAATTCCATAAGACAAAGCTGTTTTTTGTAAGAACTCTTTTCGTTTCATTAGAATTCTCCTTTTAATGTTTGGTTTCTGGTTTGGAACGAAGTTTCATATTTAAGAACTCAACAATCACAGAGAAACACATCGCAAAGTAAATGTAACCTTTCGGAATGTGTAATTCTAATCCTTCTCCAAGTAAGGCCACTCCAATCAAAATCAAAAAACTAAGAGCTAAAATTTTGATAGTAGGGTGTCTATCTACGAAATCGGAAATACTCCCACTTGATAGCAACATAAATCCAACTGACAAAACAACTGCAGTAACCATAACACCTAACTGGTCTGTCATTCCCACTGCAGTGATAACTGAATCTAAAGAAAAGACTATATCCAAAATCATGATTTGAATGATGGTTTTGGTAAAAGAAACTCTTTTTGAGGATTCTTCACCTAACTCAGATTCTCCTTCTAGTTTATGATGGATCTCTGTGGTTGACTTGGCGATGAGAAAGAGTCCCCCGATAATCAAAATAATATCACGGCCACTGATGGAATGGTCTATAATTGTAAAAATTGGTGCTGTGAGTTTCATGATTAATGAAAGAGAGAATAACAAAAGAATCCGCGTGACCATGGCTAACATCAGTCCGATTTGGCGAGCAGACTTTTGTTTTGTTTTTGGCAACCGAGAAGAAAGTATGGAAATAAAGATGATGTTGTCAATACCTAGGACAATTTCCAAAGCAGTCAATGTAAAGAGGGCAAGCCATACCGAGGGA
Protein-coding regions in this window:
- a CDS encoding OmpA family protein codes for the protein MVIQVKPKIHPSSIAKTASFFHFPYQFFKKIPDLCNVKTLPRLLLFCFVTILPLVGSTSVPPGKTTFQWKWKENQVLELNEYHDVFFRVGAKTVEREDKNRVVMKPKKCSTDSCLVNAWFDTYIRYGKTSGPFWKDKEFVSDFTLFRNGRYEVPNEFVMPNLRSFPSFPEEAVSVSDVWKLPAEESFDFSAERIRVKVVPEYTFQGIAPWSEGNYKGNCEKITYTYPIFYNKPEGEKMVPNVPYKIFGFASGTVFFNAIKGVPEFKEVKLSYTFIYPNGTVQEANFHIKGIYFLRNQVNAKDKESIREDILGDLIVGYTGDPKTLKMGEPTKGKEPTGENLGRITDTGDVPSPEKNSLPEKLPITVRTSEDGIVFSLDSILFDFNDSKLKPDAETAVAKIAEILKKYPDREIRVSGHTDNIGKKEYNQKLSEDRAKSVLHSLVDNYKMDEKHISFKGYADEAPIAPNDSEENRHKNRRVEITLVLD
- a CDS encoding phosphate ABC transporter substrate-binding protein — encoded protein: MKNLSLLFYILITINFVACKDKQTLKVAGSETMNSMMRYLGAEYEKVNSNVRVTVEGGGSESGIDRLRKGEIDMAVSSRDLNQAEFDDLRKTGNLEKVRLAYDGVALVVNQKNTVSKLNLAQTSDIFSGKIKNWNEVGGVDAPISIVIRNDKSGTQDYFQNHILKRKDLGLNEFNQYKANAFAADAKIVKDNSEMSKFIQGNPNSIGYMGMGSALVENKDKLKALDYARTDKDPYVSPSVRNVYDRKYRLARELFMIYKTDQGDKIDAFVTYLTSEQGQVAVLQSGYLRASLPEVEVSAEPVK
- a CDS encoding NHL repeat-containing protein → MKLNFSNLTIILLFLLLFFINCKPEFLNNQCDIKSDSFYPTLIFQSVTTAVSQHCGYNLVNIPPFGYKFPSYRLYLNFPVSIIPRNPMNSSYSIQGNLPQGLTFDGATGEIRGIPTTISPASQVTITKSSPGFGITSILIQVVDTSPTTVYGQYGFYTCSNTYNNGSCTPGSATNQNFSFPYGVIADSSGGVYISGVNRIQYYPPNTTASTKVYGQFGVFTCDIANVVSAGSCAGTAVTANSLNGVRGLALDSNDGLYAVDTANHRVLHYPKDSFVPTVAYGQTGFSSALTGAPTATSMNTPLATAYAADGGIYVSESANHRILYFPPGSTTASRVYGQTNFVSNSTGIAADKMSSPYGISLDSEGGMYVADSGNSRVLYFPAGSTSATRVYGQPDFGTNGGGPGATGLSGATWVALDQSDNLFVADTGNNRVVMYPRTTQTAGIAAIAVFGQFNDLNCSVTNNGGTCNAGVLGPKSLSTPTGIFFNQLGQLYIADRGNNRVLMY
- a CDS encoding NHL repeat-containing protein; the protein is MASLSNPCDSKSKDFFPQLIVSASIESGFCQFQVINTGDLYRFTEFTFYKSIPISVLPKLGSKSDVMIRPNLPEGLYIDPNTGALLGMPTSAVERQNYTVFRKGVALGQISIQVRDLAATMVYGQLGNLNCGLPYLTASDCSSGGPVTADNLSGPNAVITDNAGGVYISSGSRILYYPSGQTTATRVYGQHGLFTCDIANANTNQSCNPLGALAATTLNNPRGIVLDAANNLFVADTNVNRRLLVYANQNTVPFRAIGVPDFVTPGGGVASESNFYSPIGLNLDSKGGIYVSDSGNSRVLYFPKDSNIATEVYGQPDFVSNGATTSASGLNSNQGVVSDSEGGIYIADTSNNRVVYYPKGSNVATKVYGQPNFTSNTAATTSNGLNNPVAVALDQSENLFVADLNGHRVLIYPKTNITSGMTATAVVGQFGNLNCGADNNNGSCGIGTPTAQNLYRPTYTHFDKQGRLYITDYSNNRVLVY
- a CDS encoding adenylate/guanylate cyclase domain-containing protein, with translation MKDSILKQKFETLRSFPILKPEVIQIAEGFIKKSDDWKLLRVNPLKFAEEYLLDENHSVDFFVHATKVGLFDFAYNLICPMCGGIVRSHHKLDEIQGNEFHCVSCNIVVPTLLDDQVEVAFQIHPSLQTNSLEPFKDVENYFRFFFSENFNKSPELKSWIQSTIRGYSQLLPDESYEIELIAKTGDLQGDLIQFVSIDRNTMSLFSVDPTLPPSNQVYTIDFMENGMMPLELKIPSGKHKFFIHNRTRFRVGINVLTPNPLEIERIVGNHPTIRSAFLTAKMLLNNQSFRDLFRIQKLSPDLNLNVKSLTIMFTDLKGSTEMYDTAGDIFAYRLVQEHFRILTEIVRKYKGAIVKTMGDAIMATFSTPTEGLLASLEMMDRIDSMNLDWKKEGYQIGLKVGLNEGSALAVVNDERLDYFGQSVNIAARVQGLAKSGEVWLSETVWNATGSEDLVKNHGYFFRKQHATLKGVGRPVPVFQLSRKKIKDISKWRKMFS
- the hpt gene encoding hypoxanthine phosphoribosyltransferase, which encodes MKPLYSEERIHHRVEELAREISRDFLSKDLVVIGILNGGFIFTADLCRSIAIPHEVDFMAASSYGDGTTSGNLKITKELKKSVKNKSVLLVEDIVDTGKTLEYLLEEVGKQNPKDLRVAALFWKQNKANPHIPVHYPGFIIEDEFLVGYGLDYKGQYRNLPYVAKLEGTE
- a CDS encoding SixA phosphatase family protein; translated protein: MKQIYLLRHAKSEWDEPYDTDLERSLSRRGKEQSKALRDYLKESRFEFDQCYVSPAERTLKTYATLRKEILRFPKPELRESIYDSDKEDLLFLLQGLSPSVRSVCLVGHNPGLEDLASSLLFGETEFSRFQKFPTASFLGLSFSEDSWKNLSWGSCQLAVFWIPGQIGKE
- a CDS encoding response regulator transcription factor; the encoded protein is MESVKIAILEDHSVVTEGIISILKSNPFFSLAGEFRTAADLFHFLESSPIDLLVLDIDLPDRNGIDVLREIKEKHQPTKVIIFSLHGSRVYVEDALKAKADGYMLKSDPISKLPEVIELVMKGGSFVSDGVSKVQLPFSAFQMEILNLLVQGLSQNEVADRIQKSRKTVEYHLNQMRTKFSCKNNNELISKYEKEIQK